One genomic segment of Hordeum vulgare subsp. vulgare chromosome 2H, MorexV3_pseudomolecules_assembly, whole genome shotgun sequence includes these proteins:
- the LOC123430321 gene encoding monooxygenase 1-like isoform X2: MATGEEELHGVLIVGGGICGLATALALHIKGIDSLVLEKAESLRATGAGISIKVNGWRALEQLKVSEELRKLAVNLTGMDRKDIHDDRVKKVSYRSECRCLKRSDLVETLARHLPGGCIRFGCQVEAISLDAVTRCPIVSTSDGSTIRAKVVIGCDGANSVVAKFLGLKPTRSLPMWAARAMTTIPEGHSFRNRFLNLVSEGISFRLVPMDDKTVYFAAIQRRPPKERTNIRDPALIRHAALQAMQGYPEDVLDVVRSCDLSTMSLAQICYRPPWHLVFQPFQEGTVTVAGDAMHAMGPFIGQGGSSSLEDAIVIARRLAQTKSDDGAKGIEKALVSYVKERRVRILRLSVQAFLNGQLIVATSKLMKVLIRAALAVLFAGNSDRHSDFDCGSL, translated from the exons ATGGCAACCGGAGAAGAGGAGCTTCACGGCGTTCTAATCGTCGGCGGCGGAATCTGTGGCCTTGCAACTGCGCTTGCTCTTCACAT AAAAGGCATAGACAGCCTTGTTCTCGAGAAGGCTGAGAGCTTGAGGGCGACAGGGGCAGGAATCAGCATAAAAGTCAATGGATGGCGTGCGCTTGAGCAACTGAAGGTTAGCGAGGAGCTGCGGAAACTGGCCGTAAATCTTACTGG AATGGATAGGAAGGACATTCATGATGACAGGGTGAAGAAGGTATCATACAG GAGTGAATGCCGGTGCTTGAAAAGAAGCGACCTTGTGGAAACACTGGCCAGACATTTACCAGGAGGATGTATCCGCTTCGGATGCCAGGTTGAAGCAATTTCTCTTGACGCCGTTACCCGCTGTCCAATCGTCTCAACCAGCGATGGCTCAACTATCAGAGCAAAG GTGGTGATTGGTTGCGATGGAGCAAACTCAGTGGTGGCCAAGTTCTTGGGCCTGAAGCCGACGAGATCCCTGCCTATGTGGGCAGCACGGGCCATGACTACCATTCCAGAAGGGCACAGCTTCAGGAACCGCTTTCTGAACTTGGTCTCAGAGGGTATAAGCTTTCGGCTCGTACCCATGGATGACAAAACCGTGTACTTCGCTGCAATCCAGCGCCGACCTCCCAAAG AGCGCACCAACATCAGGGATCCTGCGCTCATCCGGCACGCGGCACTGCAGGCAATGCAGGGTTACCCTGAGGACGTCCTCGACGTGGTGCGAAGCTGCGACCTGTCAACCATGAGCCTGGCGCAGATCTGCTACCGGCCGCCGTGGCACCTGGTGTTCCAGCCGTTCCAGGAGGGCACGGTGACTGTCGCCGGCGACGCCATGCACGCCATGGGGCCTTTCATCGGGCAGGGTGGCTCGTCAAGCCTGGAGGACGCCATCGTGATCGCCCGGCGCTTGGCCCAGACGAAGTCCGACGACGGCGCCAAGGGCATCGAGAAGGCACTCGTGTCATACGTGAAGGAGAGGAGGGTGAGGATCCTTAGGCTCTCCGTGCAGGCGTTCCTCAACGGACAACTCATTGTCGCGACTTCCAAGCTCATGAAGGTGTTGATCAGAGCTGCCCTGGCGGTTCTCTTCGCAGGGAATTCAGACAGGCACAGCGACTTCGACTGTGGTTCTCTCTAG
- the LOC123430321 gene encoding monooxygenase 1-like isoform X1, which yields MAVRKEMATGEEELHGVLIVGGGICGLATALALHIKGIDSLVLEKAESLRATGAGISIKVNGWRALEQLKVSEELRKLAVNLTGMDRKDIHDDRVKKVSYRSECRCLKRSDLVETLARHLPGGCIRFGCQVEAISLDAVTRCPIVSTSDGSTIRAKVVIGCDGANSVVAKFLGLKPTRSLPMWAARAMTTIPEGHSFRNRFLNLVSEGISFRLVPMDDKTVYFAAIQRRPPKERTNIRDPALIRHAALQAMQGYPEDVLDVVRSCDLSTMSLAQICYRPPWHLVFQPFQEGTVTVAGDAMHAMGPFIGQGGSSSLEDAIVIARRLAQTKSDDGAKGIEKALVSYVKERRVRILRLSVQAFLNGQLIVATSKLMKVLIRAALAVLFAGNSDRHSDFDCGSL from the exons ATGGCAGTGAGGAAGGAGATGGCAACCGGAGAAGAGGAGCTTCACGGCGTTCTAATCGTCGGCGGCGGAATCTGTGGCCTTGCAACTGCGCTTGCTCTTCACAT AAAAGGCATAGACAGCCTTGTTCTCGAGAAGGCTGAGAGCTTGAGGGCGACAGGGGCAGGAATCAGCATAAAAGTCAATGGATGGCGTGCGCTTGAGCAACTGAAGGTTAGCGAGGAGCTGCGGAAACTGGCCGTAAATCTTACTGG AATGGATAGGAAGGACATTCATGATGACAGGGTGAAGAAGGTATCATACAG GAGTGAATGCCGGTGCTTGAAAAGAAGCGACCTTGTGGAAACACTGGCCAGACATTTACCAGGAGGATGTATCCGCTTCGGATGCCAGGTTGAAGCAATTTCTCTTGACGCCGTTACCCGCTGTCCAATCGTCTCAACCAGCGATGGCTCAACTATCAGAGCAAAG GTGGTGATTGGTTGCGATGGAGCAAACTCAGTGGTGGCCAAGTTCTTGGGCCTGAAGCCGACGAGATCCCTGCCTATGTGGGCAGCACGGGCCATGACTACCATTCCAGAAGGGCACAGCTTCAGGAACCGCTTTCTGAACTTGGTCTCAGAGGGTATAAGCTTTCGGCTCGTACCCATGGATGACAAAACCGTGTACTTCGCTGCAATCCAGCGCCGACCTCCCAAAG AGCGCACCAACATCAGGGATCCTGCGCTCATCCGGCACGCGGCACTGCAGGCAATGCAGGGTTACCCTGAGGACGTCCTCGACGTGGTGCGAAGCTGCGACCTGTCAACCATGAGCCTGGCGCAGATCTGCTACCGGCCGCCGTGGCACCTGGTGTTCCAGCCGTTCCAGGAGGGCACGGTGACTGTCGCCGGCGACGCCATGCACGCCATGGGGCCTTTCATCGGGCAGGGTGGCTCGTCAAGCCTGGAGGACGCCATCGTGATCGCCCGGCGCTTGGCCCAGACGAAGTCCGACGACGGCGCCAAGGGCATCGAGAAGGCACTCGTGTCATACGTGAAGGAGAGGAGGGTGAGGATCCTTAGGCTCTCCGTGCAGGCGTTCCTCAACGGACAACTCATTGTCGCGACTTCCAAGCTCATGAAGGTGTTGATCAGAGCTGCCCTGGCGGTTCTCTTCGCAGGGAATTCAGACAGGCACAGCGACTTCGACTGTGGTTCTCTCTAG